A single Macaca mulatta isolate MMU2019108-1 chromosome 11, T2T-MMU8v2.0, whole genome shotgun sequence DNA region contains:
- the ACVR1B gene encoding activin receptor type-1B isoform X10: MAESARASSFFPLVVLLLAGSGGSGPRGIQALLCACTSCLQANYTCETDGACMVSIFNLDGMEHHVRTCIPKVELVPAGKPFYCLSSEDLRNTHCCYTDYCNRIDLRVPSGHLKEPEHPSMWGPVELVGIIAGPVFLLFLIIIIVFLVINYHQRVYHNRQRLDMEDPSCEMCLSKDKTLQDLVYDLSTSGSGSGLPLFVQRTVARTIVLQEIIGKGRFGEVWRGRWRGGDVAVKIFSSREERSWFREAEIYQTVMLRHENILGFIAADNKGVHEEYQLPYYDLVPSDPSIEEMRKVVCDQKLRPNIPNWWQSYEALRVMGKMMRECWYANGAARLTALRIKKTLSQLSVQEDVKI, from the exons CTCTGCTGTGTGCGTGCACCAGCTGCCTCCAGGCCAACTACACGTGTGAGACAGATGGGGCCTGCATGGTTTCCATTTTCAATCTGGATGGGATGGAGCACCATGTGCGCACCTGCATCCCCAAAGTGGAGCTGGTCCCTGCCGGGAAGCCCTTCTACTGCCTGAGCTCAGAGGACCTGCGCAACACCCACTGCTGCTACACTGACTACTGCAACAGGATCGACTTGAGGGTGCCCAGTG GTCACCTCAAGGAGCCTGAGCACCCGTCCATGTGGGGCCCAGTGGAGCTGGTAGGCATCATCGCCGGCCCGGTGTTCCTCCTGttcctcatcatcatcattgttttCCTTGTCATTAACTATCATCAGCGTGTCTATCACAACCGCCAGAGACTGGACATGGAAGATCCctcatgtgagatgtgtctctcCAAAGACAAGACGCTCCAGGATCTTGTCTACGATCTCTCCACCTCAGGGTCTGGCTCAG GGTTACCTCTCTTTGTCCAGCGCACAGTGGCCCGAACCATCGTTTTACAAGAGATTATTGGCAAGGGTCGGTTTGGGGAAGTATGGCGCGGCCGCTGGAGGGGTGGTGATGTGGCTGTGAAAATATTCTCTTCTCGTGAAGAACGGTCTTGGTTCCGGGAAGCGGAGATATACCAGACAGTCATGCTGCGCCATGAAAACATCCTTGGATTTATTGCCGCTGACAATAAAG gAGTCCATGAAGAATATCAGCTGCCATATTACGACTTAGTGCCCTCTGACCCTTCCATTGAGGAAATGCGAAAGGTCGTATGTGATCAGAAGCTGCGTCCCAACATCCCCAACTGGTGGCAGAGTTATGAG GCGCTGCGGGTGATGGGGAAGATGATGCGAGAGTGTTGGTATGCCAACGGCGCGGCCCGCCTGACGGCCCTGCGCATCAAGAAGACACTCTCCCAGCTCAGCGTGCAGGAAGACGTGAAGATCTAA
- the ACVR1B gene encoding activin receptor type-1B isoform X3, with the protein MVSIFNLDGMEHHVRTCIPKVELVPAGKPFYCLSSEDLRNTHCCYTDYCNRIDLRVPSGHLKEPEHPSMWGPVELVGIIAGPVFLLFLIIIIVFLVINYHQRVYHNRQRLDMEDPSCEMCLSKDKTLQDLVYDLSTSGSGSGLPLFVQRTVARTIVLQEIIGKGRFGEVWRGRWRGGDVAVKIFSSREERSWFREAEIYQTVMLRHENILGFIAADNKDNGTWTQLWLVSDYHEHGSLFDYLNRYTVTIEGMIKLALSAASGLAHLHMEIVGTQGKPGIAHRDLKSKNILVKKNGMCAIADLGLAVRHDAVTDTIDIAPNQRVGTKRYMAPEVLDETINMKHFDSFKCADIYALGLVYWEIARRCNSGGVHEEYQLPYYDLVPSDPSIEEMRKVVCDQKLRPNIPNWWQSYEALRVMGKMMRECWYANGAARLTALRIKKTLSQLSVQEDVKI; encoded by the exons ATGGTTTCCATTTTCAATCTGGATGGGATGGAGCACCATGTGCGCACCTGCATCCCCAAAGTGGAGCTGGTCCCTGCCGGGAAGCCCTTCTACTGCCTGAGCTCAGAGGACCTGCGCAACACCCACTGCTGCTACACTGACTACTGCAACAGGATCGACTTGAGGGTGCCCAGTG GTCACCTCAAGGAGCCTGAGCACCCGTCCATGTGGGGCCCAGTGGAGCTGGTAGGCATCATCGCCGGCCCGGTGTTCCTCCTGttcctcatcatcatcattgttttCCTTGTCATTAACTATCATCAGCGTGTCTATCACAACCGCCAGAGACTGGACATGGAAGATCCctcatgtgagatgtgtctctcCAAAGACAAGACGCTCCAGGATCTTGTCTACGATCTCTCCACCTCAGGGTCTGGCTCAG GGTTACCTCTCTTTGTCCAGCGCACAGTGGCCCGAACCATCGTTTTACAAGAGATTATTGGCAAGGGTCGGTTTGGGGAAGTATGGCGCGGCCGCTGGAGGGGTGGTGATGTGGCTGTGAAAATATTCTCTTCTCGTGAAGAACGGTCTTGGTTCCGGGAAGCGGAGATATACCAGACAGTCATGCTGCGCCATGAAAACATCCTTGGATTTATTGCCGCTGACAATAAAG ATAATGGCACCTGGACACAGCTGTGGCTCGTTTCTGACTATCATGAGCACGGGTCCCTGTTTGATTATCTGAACCGGTACACAGTGACAATTGAGGGGATGATTAAGCTGGCCTTGTCTGCTGCTAGTGGGCTGGCACACCTGCACATGGAGATTGTGGGCACCCAAG GGAAGCCTGGAATTGCTCATCGAGACTTAAAGTCAAAGAACATTCTGGTGAAGAAAAATGGCATGTGTGCCATAGCAGACCTGGGCCTGGCTGTCCGTCACGATGCAGTCACTGACACCATCGACATTGCCCCAAATCAGAGGGTGGGGACCAAACG ATATATGGCCCCTGAAGTACTTGATGAAACCATTAATATGAAACACTTTGACTCCTTTAAATGTGCTGATATTTATGCCCTCGGGCTTGTATATTGGGAGATTGCTCGAAGATGCAATTCTGGAG gAGTCCATGAAGAATATCAGCTGCCATATTACGACTTAGTGCCCTCTGACCCTTCCATTGAGGAAATGCGAAAGGTCGTATGTGATCAGAAGCTGCGTCCCAACATCCCCAACTGGTGGCAGAGTTATGAG GCGCTGCGGGTGATGGGGAAGATGATGCGAGAGTGTTGGTATGCCAACGGCGCGGCCCGCCTGACGGCCCTGCGCATCAAGAAGACACTCTCCCAGCTCAGCGTGCAGGAAGACGTGAAGATCTAA
- the ACVR1B gene encoding activin receptor type-1B isoform X5, whose protein sequence is MVSIFNLDGMEHHVRTCIPKVELVPAGKPFYCLSSEDLRNTHCCYTDYCNRIDLRVPSGHLKEPEHPSMWGPVELVGIIAGPVFLLFLIIIIVFLVINYHQRVYHNRQRLDMEDPSCEMCLSKDKTLQDLVYDLSTSGSGSGLPLFVQRTVARTIVLQEIIGKGRFGEVWRGRWRGGDVAVKIFSSREERSWFREAEIYQTVMLRHENILGFIAADNKDNGTWTQLWLVSDYHEHGSLFDYLNRYTVTIEGMIKLALSAASGLAHLHMEIVGTQGKPGIAHRDLKSKNILVKKNGMCAIADLGLAVRHDAVTDTIDIAPNQRVGTKRYMAPEVLDETINMKHFDSFKCADIYALGLVYWEIARRCNSGVHEEYQLPYYDLVPSDPSIEEMRKVVCDQKLRPNIPNWWQSYEALRVMGKMMRECWYANGAARLTALRIKKTLSQLSVQEDVKI, encoded by the exons ATGGTTTCCATTTTCAATCTGGATGGGATGGAGCACCATGTGCGCACCTGCATCCCCAAAGTGGAGCTGGTCCCTGCCGGGAAGCCCTTCTACTGCCTGAGCTCAGAGGACCTGCGCAACACCCACTGCTGCTACACTGACTACTGCAACAGGATCGACTTGAGGGTGCCCAGTG GTCACCTCAAGGAGCCTGAGCACCCGTCCATGTGGGGCCCAGTGGAGCTGGTAGGCATCATCGCCGGCCCGGTGTTCCTCCTGttcctcatcatcatcattgttttCCTTGTCATTAACTATCATCAGCGTGTCTATCACAACCGCCAGAGACTGGACATGGAAGATCCctcatgtgagatgtgtctctcCAAAGACAAGACGCTCCAGGATCTTGTCTACGATCTCTCCACCTCAGGGTCTGGCTCAG GGTTACCTCTCTTTGTCCAGCGCACAGTGGCCCGAACCATCGTTTTACAAGAGATTATTGGCAAGGGTCGGTTTGGGGAAGTATGGCGCGGCCGCTGGAGGGGTGGTGATGTGGCTGTGAAAATATTCTCTTCTCGTGAAGAACGGTCTTGGTTCCGGGAAGCGGAGATATACCAGACAGTCATGCTGCGCCATGAAAACATCCTTGGATTTATTGCCGCTGACAATAAAG ATAATGGCACCTGGACACAGCTGTGGCTCGTTTCTGACTATCATGAGCACGGGTCCCTGTTTGATTATCTGAACCGGTACACAGTGACAATTGAGGGGATGATTAAGCTGGCCTTGTCTGCTGCTAGTGGGCTGGCACACCTGCACATGGAGATTGTGGGCACCCAAG GGAAGCCTGGAATTGCTCATCGAGACTTAAAGTCAAAGAACATTCTGGTGAAGAAAAATGGCATGTGTGCCATAGCAGACCTGGGCCTGGCTGTCCGTCACGATGCAGTCACTGACACCATCGACATTGCCCCAAATCAGAGGGTGGGGACCAAACG ATATATGGCCCCTGAAGTACTTGATGAAACCATTAATATGAAACACTTTGACTCCTTTAAATGTGCTGATATTTATGCCCTCGGGCTTGTATATTGGGAGATTGCTCGAAGATGCAATTCTGGAG TCCATGAAGAATATCAGCTGCCATATTACGACTTAGTGCCCTCTGACCCTTCCATTGAGGAAATGCGAAAGGTCGTATGTGATCAGAAGCTGCGTCCCAACATCCCCAACTGGTGGCAGAGTTATGAG GCGCTGCGGGTGATGGGGAAGATGATGCGAGAGTGTTGGTATGCCAACGGCGCGGCCCGCCTGACGGCCCTGCGCATCAAGAAGACACTCTCCCAGCTCAGCGTGCAGGAAGACGTGAAGATCTAA